The nucleotide window GAGTGCTGTTTGTGTCGGTTCCTTGCCTCGCTTGTTGTTAACTTCTTTCCAAGTTGAGCACAGGATTGAGGACGGTCATTACGCCATCGAGGGCAACAATGGGCCTCTTTCACTTATGGACTTCGCACAGCAAACGCCCAAAATTTAGGATTGGGGACAGAAAATTTACCACCAAACAACCTTCTTTCATCCATTTACCCTGTATTTACGCTGAACTTGACCGAACGATGTCATCATGAGTGCATTTGTGAAACCTTTCGTCActtccatcctcttcttgccTCAACATACGATATTGAGATGGTTCCATGTCTCAAACTCCTCCATTCATCACTAGAAATTCGTTAGTTGGCAATTACCTCGAGGACGCCATTGAAGCCATCAATTGGCTTTTTTGTGGAAGGCGCCGGTCTAACATCCAACAGCAACGGTCAGTTAATGTGACGTTAAGGGTCAAATGTAAGTCCTCATCAGGTTCAACATGAAGCCAAGATTCCTTGCAAAGGCTTCTGCACAATTGAGCATATCAGCCTATCTCTTGCTTCAGTCTCGCCGTCGGTAGGTGCATGTCGATCATGCTCAAATCCGATGAGTCAGCAATTTCCCCAGCGACCGACTTCGGCCGCGAATAGCCACACAAAACGGCAAACCCCACACCAACGTCAATTCGATCAAGGATTATTTTGTCGCATCTGAGCCTGCCCGCCCACCAACAATCCCTTCATCACGCCCTCTCAACCACCTCAACTACTTCCTACAGTGGTCAATTGGGCTCGCTCCCCATCGGAATCATGCTGTCCGCTACCTCCTCCGCCCTGCGCATCAGCGCTCGCCGCGTTGCCCCCCGAGCCGCCGCCCTCGTTGCGCCCATGCCCAAGATCTCCCTCGGCCGAAGCTTCACTGTCGCACAGGCTCGATGCCTCTCTTCCACCGGCCGTTTGTCCTACGCTGCCCAGACCAACCCTAACCCTCCTCTGGGTATGAAGAATGCCTCCAATGACGCTCCCTCGAGAATTGGCCTCATTGGAGCTCGTGGCTACACTGGTCAGGCTCTTATCGATCTTCTGAACCAGCACCCCATGATGGATCTCCGACATGTTTCTTCCCGTGAACTTCAGGGTCAGGAGTTGAAGGGCTACAGCAAGCGCAAGATCATCTACGAGAGTCTGTCTCCTGAGGAGGTTGCCCAGCTGGATAAGGATGGCAAGGTCGATGCCTGGATTCTGGCGCTCCCCAACGCTGTCTGCCAGCCCTTCGTTGAGGCACTGGGCAGCAGCAAGAGTTTGATTGTCGATCTCTCCGCCGATTACCGTTTCGACGAGGACCAAAAGACATGGAAGTATGGTCTCTGCGAGCTTCAGCCCAGAAGCAAGCTTGCCACAGCCACAAGAATCTCCAACCCTGGCTGCTATGCTACTGGCTCTCAGCTTGCTTTGGCTCCTATTGTTGAGCACCTCGGTGGTATCCCTAGCATTTTCGGTGTCAGCGGTTACAGCGGAGCTGGTATGTCACAATCCGTGCGGACGCCATGTCTTGCGCACAGCAGAACGCAAGAATCGGGACTCCGAAGGCTAACAGTGGAATAGGTACCAAGCCTTCTCCCAAGAACGACACCAACAACCTCAAGGACAACTTATTGCCTTGTAAGTGCAGCAAATGAGGATGTGAGGAGAGCGAGAGCTGACCTGTAAAGACTCCCTCACAGGCCACATCCACGAGCGAGAGATCAGCCACCATCTCGGTACATCCGCTGCTTTCATGCCCCATGTGTAAGCCTGCTACCTCACCCACTACGTCACTGAAGACTGACCATCCAGCGCCTCTTGGTTCCGCGGTATTCACCTGACTGTCAACATTCCCCTGAACAAGGAGATGACATCTCGTGATATTCGCCAGATCTACCAGGACCGATACGCCGGCGAGAAGCTCGTCAAGGTTGTCGGTGAAGCTCCGTATGTAACTCCAAGCCCTGTGGTTATCGCATGAACTAACGTCGTAAAGTGTCGTCAAGGCCATCCAGGATAAGCACCACGTTGAGATTGGTGGCTTTGCTGTCGACAGCACCGGCAAGCGTGTCGTCGTGTGAGTCTTTCCATCCCAGATCCGACGCGTCCACTAACTGGTTAAAGGTGCGCCACCATCGACAACCTCAACAAGGGTGCCGCCACACAATGCCTCCGTAAGTCCTTCACCCAGAACCGGCTCTCTCCATGTCTAACAACCTCGCAGAGAACATGAACCTCGCTCTCGGATATGACGAATACCAGGGAATCCCCATCTaagccaccaacaccacggcGCATTTGTCGCTCCGATATCCACCATAGAGAAACAAGTTCAACACTCCACAGAACAAGGGACGCGCCAAGCATTACATATCTGTACCCGAACTGCATGCTATACCAGTTGCGGAGATGAGGA belongs to Fusarium musae strain F31 chromosome 9, whole genome shotgun sequence and includes:
- the ARG6_2 gene encoding Protein arg-6, mitochondrial (EggNog:ENOG41) yields the protein MLSATSSALRISARRVAPRAAALVAPMPKISLGRSFTVAQARCLSSTGRLSYAAQTNPNPPLGMKNASNDAPSRIGLIGARGYTGQALIDLLNQHPMMDLRHVSSRELQGQELKGYSKRKIIYESLSPEEVAQLDKDGKVDAWILALPNAVCQPFVEALGSSKSLIVDLSADYRFDEDQKTWKYGLCELQPRSKLATATRISNPGCYATGSQLALAPIVEHLGGIPSIFGVSGYSGAGTKPSPKNDTNNLKDNLLPYSLTGHIHEREISHHLGTSAAFMPHVASWFRGIHLTVNIPLNKEMTSRDIRQIYQDRYAGEKLVKVVGEAPVVKAIQDKHHVEIGGFAVDSTGKRVVVCATIDNLNKGAATQCLQNMNLALGYDEYQGIPI